In Kaistella faecalis, a genomic segment contains:
- the rpsT gene encoding 30S ribosomal protein S20 translates to MANHKSALKRIRQSEKKRLRNRYYHKTARTALKGLRNEEDKKVAAEQLPLVISLLDKLVKKNIIHKNKAANLKSKLTKHVNKLA, encoded by the coding sequence ATGGCAAATCATAAATCAGCTCTGAAAAGAATCAGACAAAGCGAAAAGAAAAGATTAAGAAACAGATACTATCACAAGACTGCTAGAACAGCTTTGAAAGGTCTGAGAAATGAAGAAGATAAAAAAGTTGCAGCAGAACAGTTGCCGTTAGTGATCTCTTTGTTGGATAAATTGGTGAAGAAAAACATCATCCACAAAAACAAAGCTGCTAACTTGAAAAGTAAATTAACTAAGCACGTTAATAAATTAGCGTAA
- the recJ gene encoding single-stranded-DNA-specific exonuclease RecJ, translating to MSQKWIYKPEPDEDIVDGISSSLGFGTFESKILVLRGIDNYQKAREFFKPNLNDIHNPFLMKDMQLAVDRIATAIENGEKILVYGDYDVDGTTAVALMYLYLSKIVDKKYLDFYIPDRNSEGYGISTEGIDFAKENGFSIIIALDCGIKAIDKIEYAKERGVDFIICDHHLPGEEIPKAVAVLDPKRNDCRYPFKELSGCGVGFKLCQGLNTIYKIPEAELFELTDLLAISIAADIVSMTGENRVLAKQGLKVLRKSRNLGLRMLIPEDKLATFEISNIVFEIAPKINAAGRISHGKAAVELMVSDNLKQAQQIVNDIITLNDSRREMDMSSTTEALLQVEETGQLQNFTTVVYGSSWNKGVIGIVASRLIETYYKPTLVFTDGNNGEMVASARSVADFDVHDALENCSEFFLKFGGHPAAAGLSMEKAKFELFREKFEKIVAEKIQEHQKEPSIKIDSVVQIDDLNKDFFNFHRKLAPFGPHNMKPVLVLKNQKVAGYVKTMGKDNSHIKFYIRQESSGRNIECVGFKLGKYAEEFREKSFDIAFTAEENHWKGNITYYLNIRDVKFN from the coding sequence ATGAGTCAAAAGTGGATATACAAACCTGAACCAGATGAAGATATTGTTGATGGAATAAGCTCCTCGCTTGGTTTTGGCACGTTTGAATCCAAAATTCTCGTTCTCAGAGGAATTGATAACTATCAAAAAGCAAGGGAATTTTTTAAACCCAACCTCAACGATATTCACAATCCTTTCCTCATGAAAGACATGCAGCTTGCTGTAGACCGTATTGCGACAGCAATTGAAAATGGCGAAAAAATTTTGGTCTACGGCGATTATGATGTTGACGGAACCACCGCTGTTGCGCTCATGTACCTTTACCTCAGCAAGATTGTAGATAAAAAATATCTCGATTTTTACATTCCCGACAGAAATTCTGAAGGGTACGGAATTTCCACAGAAGGAATCGATTTCGCAAAAGAAAATGGTTTCTCTATAATTATTGCGCTGGATTGTGGCATTAAAGCAATCGATAAAATTGAATATGCTAAAGAACGCGGAGTGGATTTTATTATCTGCGACCATCATTTACCTGGAGAAGAAATTCCAAAGGCAGTAGCTGTTCTCGATCCTAAAAGAAATGACTGCAGATATCCATTCAAGGAACTTTCAGGATGTGGAGTTGGCTTTAAACTTTGTCAGGGATTAAATACCATTTATAAGATTCCCGAGGCAGAACTTTTTGAACTTACAGATTTACTTGCAATTTCTATCGCAGCAGATATTGTTTCTATGACCGGAGAAAACCGGGTGTTGGCAAAACAGGGACTGAAAGTATTGCGCAAATCCCGTAATTTAGGATTAAGAATGCTGATCCCGGAAGACAAATTGGCCACTTTTGAAATTTCCAATATTGTTTTTGAAATTGCTCCCAAAATAAATGCTGCCGGAAGAATTTCACACGGGAAAGCTGCGGTTGAACTGATGGTATCAGACAATCTGAAACAGGCTCAGCAAATAGTGAACGATATCATTACATTGAATGATTCGCGCCGCGAAATGGATATGAGCAGCACAACCGAGGCCCTTTTACAGGTCGAGGAAACCGGCCAGCTTCAGAATTTCACGACGGTAGTCTATGGTTCAAGCTGGAACAAAGGCGTTATCGGAATCGTAGCTTCCAGACTTATTGAAACTTATTACAAGCCCACTTTGGTTTTTACCGATGGGAATAACGGCGAAATGGTGGCGTCAGCAAGATCTGTTGCTGATTTTGACGTGCATGATGCACTCGAAAACTGCTCTGAGTTTTTCCTGAAATTCGGCGGACATCCTGCAGCTGCCGGACTTTCAATGGAAAAAGCCAAATTCGAACTCTTCAGGGAAAAGTTCGAAAAAATAGTTGCCGAAAAAATTCAGGAACATCAAAAAGAACCCAGTATAAAAATTGATTCAGTTGTGCAGATCGATGACCTCAACAAGGATTTCTTTAACTTTCACAGAAAACTGGCACCATTCGGACCTCACAATATGAAACCTGTTTTAGTCTTGAAAAACCAAAAAGTTGCCGGCTACGTCAAAACAATGGGTAAAGACAACAGTCACATTAAATTCTACATCCGCCAGGAATCATCGGGTAGAAATATCGAATGCGTAGGCTTTAAACTTGGAAAATATGCTGAAGAGTTCAGGGAGAAATCGTTTGATATCGCATTCACCGCAGAAGAAAATCACTGGAAAGGCAATATTACCTACTACCTGAATATCCGTGACGTGAAGTTCAACTAA
- a CDS encoding N-acetylmuramoyl-L-alanine amidase family protein, with product MIDYSFSFKKYFFFFFILFFSITSAQKKFTVVLDAGHGGSDHGANRNYSETGTLREKDVTLAIVLKLGRMLEKNKDFKIIYTRKIDEFPSLTERTTLANRSKADLFVSVHCNASTKTAPYGTETFVQGPDQNKTNLEVAKAENDVIFLDERDREMFASYDPKSPESLIALKIQQSKYLESSLLFGSFVEGNFVKKNKRYSRGVKQQNLHVLRLNAMPSVLIETGFISNYDDAMYLASEKGQTEIAESIYDAITDYKKAIDRNATAAPKAEPVPEEKPLKNDFRILLMSSPSKYNSGDPALKGLNYVLPIKENGLYKYYYGTTNMASVRDNNLKTARDAGFKNATSISFIPNQKLGIGYYTLEIAVSPQKLSSNSAVLNTLKNVNRVKENGSFYYTYGKFSSLEEAVKEQKDIELKGVKNTVIQKVLK from the coding sequence ATGATTGACTATAGTTTTTCTTTTAAAAAATATTTTTTCTTCTTTTTCATCCTTTTTTTCTCAATTACAAGTGCTCAGAAAAAATTCACGGTAGTTTTAGATGCCGGACATGGGGGATCTGATCATGGCGCAAACCGCAATTATAGTGAAACGGGGACTTTGCGGGAAAAAGACGTAACTCTTGCCATCGTTTTGAAATTGGGAAGAATGCTGGAAAAAAACAAAGACTTTAAAATTATTTATACCCGCAAAATCGACGAGTTTCCGTCACTTACAGAGAGAACTACTCTGGCAAACAGGAGCAAGGCGGATCTTTTCGTATCGGTACACTGTAATGCGAGCACCAAGACTGCACCGTACGGAACCGAAACATTTGTGCAGGGACCAGATCAGAATAAAACAAACCTGGAGGTGGCAAAAGCAGAAAACGATGTAATTTTTCTTGATGAAAGAGACAGGGAAATGTTTGCTTCCTATGATCCTAAATCACCCGAATCCTTAATTGCGCTGAAAATTCAGCAGAGCAAGTATTTGGAAAGCAGTCTGCTTTTCGGCAGTTTTGTAGAAGGGAATTTCGTAAAAAAGAACAAAAGATATTCGCGTGGTGTTAAGCAACAGAATTTACACGTTTTAAGGCTTAACGCCATGCCGTCTGTATTGATTGAGACTGGCTTCATCAGCAACTACGATGACGCCATGTATCTGGCTTCCGAAAAAGGACAAACAGAGATTGCAGAAAGTATTTATGATGCAATTACCGATTATAAGAAAGCGATTGACAGAAATGCCACTGCAGCACCTAAGGCCGAGCCGGTTCCTGAGGAAAAACCTCTTAAGAACGATTTCAGAATCTTACTGATGTCTTCGCCTTCGAAGTACAATTCTGGTGATCCTGCGCTGAAAGGGCTTAATTATGTTCTTCCAATTAAGGAGAATGGGCTGTATAAATATTACTATGGCACAACCAACATGGCATCGGTGCGGGATAATAATCTGAAAACGGCTAGAGATGCAGGGTTTAAGAATGCAACATCCATCTCATTCATTCCTAACCAAAAGTTGGGAATAGGCTATTATACTTTAGAAATTGCGGTAAGTCCACAAAAGTTGAGTTCTAACTCAGCGGTGCTCAATACGCTTAAAAATGTGAACCGCGTCAAAGAAAACGGAAGTTTTTATTATACCTACGGAAAATTTTCAAGTCTGGAAGAAGCGGTTAAAGAGCAGAAAGACATCGAGTTGAAGGGTGTAAAAAATACAGTTATTCAAAAAGTATTGAAATAA
- a CDS encoding type II 3-dehydroquinate dehydratase: MKILILNGPNLNLLGTREPEIYGDVSMEDYMKDLQTKFPQHEIHYSQSNVEGEIINVIQYDDFDALIVNPGAFTHYSYAIADCLKNISKPKVEVHISNIYKREEFRQKSVTASHTDGVLSGFGLKGYELAIISLGS, from the coding sequence ATGAAGATACTTATACTTAACGGTCCAAATCTTAACCTTCTCGGAACCCGGGAACCTGAAATTTACGGAGATGTTTCTATGGAAGATTATATGAAAGATCTTCAGACTAAATTTCCCCAGCATGAAATACACTATTCTCAGTCTAATGTAGAGGGCGAAATAATTAATGTGATTCAATATGACGATTTCGATGCTTTGATTGTGAATCCGGGAGCCTTCACCCATTATTCTTACGCAATTGCAGATTGCCTTAAAAATATTTCGAAACCTAAAGTAGAAGTTCACATCAGCAATATTTACAAAAGGGAAGAATTCCGGCAAAAGTCGGTTACTGCATCGCATACGGATGGTGTCCTCAGTGGTTTCGGGCTGAAAGGATATGAGTTGGCTATTATTAGTCTAGGAAGTTAA
- a CDS encoding monovalent cation:proton antiporter-2 (CPA2) family protein, whose protein sequence is MSENSLAMTALIFLGAAIIMVPLVRKLGLSSVIGFILGGIIIGPFGLKLTGKDSDDIMHATEFGVIMLLFLVGLEFEPKKFWKIRKKIIGMGLSQMLITIIVLFGIFYFAKWQTDQALVTAICFALSSTAIVLQTLKEKNIFLTDAGEASFSILLFQDMSVIPILALLPVLAKRPEDNEHEILLQYLPDWLQPFSIIIGVLILIILGRYVFVPFLRYVSRSGMNELLTASSLFLVIGVSELMASVGLSPALGAFLAGVMLATSEFRHELESQIEPFKGLLLAVFFVSVGATINFFVILKDPMFIFTTTVIVLIVKFAVLFGVGKFFKLKLNQNLIVAFALSQIGEFSFVLVNYSTKLYLLNPELNAQLMAITAITMCVTPVLLIINEKLIEPHFITDTHDSETIQPIKERKIIIVGFGHFGSTVGRLLRVNGIQATVLDNDAERVNLLKSNHFKVYFGDATKPGILRSAGAETADLLILCLDDPEKNKFILEYARKNYPQLKIFVRAKNRLDAYDFYNNGVDNIYRETLGTAVDMAVDILKATGMRSYAARRLGKRFMVIDKAMVKKLAKEQLKDKITFTVKESLEREAELLAEDSQSFDESQWTDNEEI, encoded by the coding sequence ATGAGCGAAAATTCACTGGCAATGACCGCCCTCATATTTCTGGGTGCAGCGATTATTATGGTTCCGCTTGTTCGAAAGTTGGGACTCAGTTCAGTTATCGGATTTATTCTAGGTGGAATTATTATTGGCCCATTCGGTTTGAAACTTACAGGAAAAGACTCTGATGATATTATGCACGCGACAGAATTCGGTGTAATCATGCTGCTTTTTCTTGTAGGCCTTGAGTTTGAACCGAAAAAATTCTGGAAAATCCGCAAGAAAATTATCGGAATGGGTCTCAGCCAAATGCTTATTACAATAATTGTTCTTTTTGGGATTTTCTATTTTGCGAAATGGCAAACAGATCAGGCTTTGGTAACCGCAATCTGTTTTGCGCTTTCATCCACCGCGATAGTATTGCAGACTCTAAAAGAAAAAAATATCTTCCTTACCGATGCCGGCGAAGCATCATTCTCCATCCTGCTTTTTCAGGATATGTCGGTCATTCCGATTTTGGCACTTCTACCGGTTTTGGCAAAAAGACCCGAAGATAATGAGCATGAGATCCTGCTGCAATACTTGCCCGACTGGCTTCAACCTTTTTCAATTATTATAGGAGTTTTAATTCTCATAATCCTGGGACGGTATGTTTTTGTGCCTTTTCTACGCTATGTATCTCGTTCCGGAATGAATGAATTGCTTACCGCCTCATCACTGTTTCTCGTAATCGGTGTTTCAGAACTGATGGCATCGGTAGGTCTGAGTCCTGCGCTGGGAGCTTTTCTCGCCGGAGTGATGCTTGCTACAAGTGAATTCCGGCACGAATTAGAAAGCCAGATTGAGCCTTTTAAAGGTCTTCTTCTGGCAGTGTTTTTTGTCAGTGTGGGCGCGACCATAAACTTTTTTGTAATCCTAAAGGATCCAATGTTCATTTTCACTACCACGGTGATTGTACTCATCGTGAAATTCGCAGTACTGTTTGGGGTGGGTAAATTTTTTAAACTTAAATTGAATCAGAATTTAATCGTAGCTTTTGCACTCTCGCAAATCGGGGAATTTTCTTTTGTACTGGTAAACTACTCCACCAAATTATATCTTCTCAATCCCGAACTCAACGCACAACTTATGGCAATAACTGCCATTACAATGTGTGTTACGCCTGTATTACTCATTATAAATGAAAAACTGATAGAACCTCATTTCATTACAGATACTCATGATTCTGAGACGATACAACCTATTAAAGAGCGCAAAATAATTATCGTAGGCTTCGGTCATTTTGGAAGTACTGTTGGGCGGCTGCTGCGCGTAAACGGAATACAGGCAACGGTTCTGGACAACGATGCCGAAAGGGTTAATTTATTGAAGTCAAATCATTTTAAGGTCTATTTTGGAGATGCCACTAAACCCGGAATTCTCAGGTCTGCCGGTGCAGAAACTGCCGATCTTTTGATTTTATGTCTGGACGATCCTGAAAAGAATAAATTTATTCTGGAATATGCCCGGAAAAATTATCCGCAACTGAAAATATTTGTCCGTGCAAAGAACAGGCTCGATGCGTACGATTTCTATAACAACGGCGTTGACAATATTTACAGGGAGACTTTAGGGACAGCAGTAGACATGGCAGTAGACATCTTAAAAGCTACAGGTATGCGGTCCTATGCAGCGAGAAGACTGGGAAAAAGATTCATGGTGATAGATAAAGCGATGGTAAAGAAACTCGCAAAAGAACAGTTGAAAGATAAAATTACTTTCACCGTGAAGGAATCTCTGGAGCGTGAAGCCGAACTTCTTGCGGAAGACAGCCAGTCATTCGATGAATCACAGTGGACGGATAATGAGGAGATTTAA
- a CDS encoding ABC-F family ATP-binding cassette domain-containing protein yields the protein MLTVSNLSLQFGKRVLFDEVNIMFTKGNCYGIIGANGAGKSTFLKILTGQQDPTTGNVSLEPGKRMSVLEQDHFAYDNFTVLETVLRGNKKLFEIKEEMDALYAKEDFSDADGIKAGELGVIYDEMGGWNSESDAMTMLSNVGIKDEMHYQMMGELENQNKVKVLLAQALFGNPDVLILDEPTNDLDIETISWLEDFLSTYENTVIVVSHDRHFLDTVCTNIADLDYSKLNLYTGNYTFWYQASQLATRQRQQANKKAEEKKKELQDFIARFSSNVAKAKQATARKKMIDKLNIDDIKPSSRRYPAIIFDTEREAGDQILEVKGLEKTKDGELLFSNIDLNLKKGDKVAILSKNSLAITEFFQILGGNTTADKGSFNWGITTTQSYMPLDNTSFFQEDINLVDWLRQFTKNDEERHEEFMRGFLGKMLFSGDEALKSCTVLSGGEKMRCMFSRMMLQKANVLLLDEPTNHLDLESITTLNNSLTNFKGTVLLASHDHEMLETVCNRIIELTPKGIIDREMSYDEYLADKKVKELQQQMYS from the coding sequence ATGTTAACAGTATCTAATTTATCATTACAATTCGGAAAAAGAGTACTTTTCGACGAAGTGAACATCATGTTTACCAAAGGAAACTGCTACGGAATCATCGGCGCTAATGGAGCCGGTAAATCTACTTTCCTTAAAATACTTACTGGCCAGCAGGACCCAACCACTGGTAACGTTTCCCTTGAGCCCGGCAAAAGAATGTCTGTTTTAGAACAGGATCACTTTGCTTACGATAACTTCACAGTATTAGAAACCGTACTCAGAGGAAACAAAAAACTCTTCGAAATCAAAGAAGAAATGGATGCTCTTTACGCTAAAGAAGATTTTTCGGATGCGGACGGCATCAAAGCAGGCGAACTTGGCGTTATTTATGACGAAATGGGAGGTTGGAATTCGGAATCCGATGCGATGACAATGCTTTCAAATGTAGGAATTAAAGACGAGATGCATTATCAAATGATGGGTGAACTCGAGAACCAAAATAAAGTAAAGGTACTTCTTGCGCAGGCATTATTCGGGAATCCCGATGTTTTAATTCTTGATGAACCTACCAATGACCTGGATATCGAAACGATTTCATGGTTGGAGGATTTCCTTTCAACTTACGAAAACACCGTTATTGTAGTTTCTCACGACCGTCACTTTTTAGATACAGTATGTACCAACATTGCGGATTTAGATTATTCTAAGTTAAATCTTTACACTGGTAATTACACTTTCTGGTATCAAGCTTCTCAGTTGGCTACAAGACAGCGTCAGCAGGCTAACAAAAAGGCAGAGGAAAAGAAGAAAGAACTTCAGGACTTTATCGCAAGATTCTCTTCTAACGTTGCGAAAGCAAAACAGGCAACTGCAAGAAAAAAGATGATCGATAAATTGAACATCGATGACATTAAGCCATCTTCGAGAAGATATCCTGCCATTATATTTGATACAGAGCGTGAAGCCGGTGACCAGATCCTGGAGGTAAAAGGCCTTGAAAAAACCAAGGACGGTGAACTTCTTTTTTCCAATATCGATCTGAACCTTAAAAAAGGTGATAAAGTAGCAATCCTGTCTAAAAACAGTTTGGCCATTACCGAATTTTTCCAAATTCTTGGTGGCAACACTACTGCTGACAAAGGCTCATTCAACTGGGGAATTACAACTACACAGTCTTATATGCCACTGGATAACACCAGTTTCTTTCAGGAAGACATCAATTTAGTAGATTGGTTAAGACAGTTTACAAAAAACGATGAAGAAAGACATGAGGAATTCATGAGAGGTTTCCTGGGAAAAATGCTATTCTCCGGTGATGAAGCTTTAAAATCCTGTACCGTACTATCCGGCGGTGAAAAAATGCGTTGCATGTTCTCGCGAATGATGCTACAGAAGGCAAATGTCCTTTTATTAGATGAACCAACGAATCACCTGGATTTGGAGAGTATTACAACCCTCAACAACTCATTAACCAATTTTAAAGGAACAGTTCTGTTGGCTTCTCATGATCACGAAATGCTTGAGACAGTTTGTAACAGAATCATCGAATTAACTCCAAAAGGTATCATCGACCGTGAAATGTCGTATGACGAATATCTAGCAGATAAAAAAGTAAAAGAACTTCAGCAGCAGATGTATTCTTAA
- a CDS encoding NAD(P)H-dependent oxidoreductase — protein sequence MKKTLIIFAHPHFEYSHANAELVKAYDNLDNVDFKDLYEEYPDFHIASFRERKRIREYERLVFHFPLIWFTCPPLLKLWIDEVFDIKWMAEQNHPLQNKDAFIIVTLGGKEENYSPDGLYTTTVPELMKFLILSLKVNGIQVKEILAIHNADELTEVDLAKYTTEIRKTLRTP from the coding sequence GTGAAAAAGACGCTGATCATTTTTGCACATCCTCATTTCGAATACTCACATGCCAATGCAGAGTTAGTAAAAGCCTATGATAATCTTGACAATGTTGATTTCAAAGATTTGTACGAAGAATATCCAGATTTTCATATTGCAAGTTTTCGCGAAAGGAAGAGAATCCGTGAATATGAAAGGTTGGTGTTTCATTTCCCATTGATTTGGTTCACCTGCCCTCCGCTTCTGAAACTTTGGATTGACGAAGTTTTCGATATCAAATGGATGGCGGAACAGAATCATCCGTTACAGAATAAAGATGCTTTCATAATTGTAACCTTAGGTGGCAAAGAAGAAAATTATTCTCCAGACGGACTTTATACAACCACGGTTCCGGAGCTGATGAAATTCCTTATTCTTTCCCTGAAAGTAAACGGCATACAAGTAAAGGAAATACTGGCGATACATAACGCCGACGAATTAACAGAGGTAGATTTAGCAAAATATACAACAGAAATCCGGAAAACCTTGCGTACACCATGA
- the smpB gene encoding SsrA-binding protein SmpB — MKIEKTVNIFNKRARFEYEILEEIEAGMVLTGTEIKSLRSSKASITESFCQFIDGELYIINMMIDEYKLGTFYNHKTKRERKLLLHKRELQKFEKKLKDVGNTIIPLKLYINNAGKAKILIALGKGKKLFDKRESIKERENKRNLDRILKKS; from the coding sequence ATGAAGATAGAAAAAACAGTTAACATTTTCAATAAGCGGGCCCGATTCGAATATGAAATTTTAGAAGAAATCGAGGCTGGTATGGTGCTTACGGGTACAGAGATAAAATCTTTGCGATCTTCTAAAGCAAGTATTACGGAATCGTTTTGTCAGTTTATTGATGGGGAATTATACATCATCAATATGATGATTGATGAGTATAAATTAGGAACATTTTATAATCATAAAACAAAAAGGGAACGGAAATTGCTCTTGCACAAAAGAGAGCTGCAGAAGTTTGAAAAAAAACTGAAAGATGTTGGCAACACTATAATTCCTCTTAAGTTATATATTAATAACGCAGGGAAAGCCAAGATTCTTATCGCACTTGGGAAGGGTAAAAAACTCTTTGATAAAAGGGAAAGTATCAAAGAAAGAGAAAATAAGAGAAATCTTGATCGTATATTAAAGAAAAGTTAA
- a CDS encoding putative LPS assembly protein LptD, which produces MVKTGFKNILQILIILIFNSFLAHTHAQILPENKIVNDTIRKADTIIIAQEQLEAVVETKADNIRNDIPKKMTYLNKKAQVKYQDMQIDADYISIDWNKSMIFARGELDSLGRIKNPAVAVQGGKKYEYDEFTYNIKTRQAIAFNARTEESEGVIIAEKTKKYNDSVFFMRRGKYTTDEYFIKKKDTIADYYLLAPNIKLIKGKDKSQVITGPIQMYIEQVPTPLIMPFAILPFSDKRSAGILIPSFGEREDVGFFLNSLGYYQPIGEHFDLKILADIYTKGSWNLRPEMNYKKNYRYSGNFSADVGNTVRGIKGLSDYSKSRTYRIAWRHQQDSKANPFLTFSASVDVVSNKFYNNTVNNNYAFNQNNLNAQQNSSVSVVKRFLTLPVTITGTSSYSQNFSTGLADLKLPVLNVAINQFYLFKPKTGVRQGLLENITVNTGLNFNNYVQTNEGELFTPAMWDKMQTGLKNNITLGTNTTIAKYFTFSLSANIDNALTTKTLTRSYNPITNRVDDIMNKKIAGYSSFSTGASLQTVLYGMLNFKKNSSIQAIRHMLTPQIGFSYSPDFSTPGFGYYKNYANDRGEMTPYSIFDRGIIGSPNSGLVQALSLSVNNNLEMKVRSKKDSTGIKKIKIFESLNFNTNYNFAAPTHKWSIFSFSGQTTVFEKLNINTGLNLEPYQIIFAPGEDTGIRTENFGRFSVQGFNAQLSYPLSSEIFQKKDKEDLSKKYNKKGEIRNEDYYFDDDNYARFSQPWTLNINAQYSYTRSLTRFGNKMASVGLDGSIKLTPFWNITGNLYYDVISKEIANTQLGFSRDQRSFTINFNWIPYGQYKVYDFFIGIKANILRDALKYKDRSFTQPNAPF; this is translated from the coding sequence TTGGTCAAAACCGGCTTCAAAAATATATTACAAATTCTAATTATCCTAATTTTTAACAGTTTTTTAGCACATACGCATGCTCAAATTCTGCCTGAAAATAAGATAGTTAATGATACTATTCGTAAGGCAGATACAATTATTATTGCTCAGGAACAACTTGAAGCTGTGGTAGAAACAAAAGCCGACAACATCCGTAATGATATACCCAAAAAGATGACCTATCTTAATAAGAAGGCGCAGGTAAAATATCAGGATATGCAGATTGACGCCGATTATATTTCCATCGACTGGAATAAATCGATGATTTTTGCAAGAGGTGAACTCGATTCTTTGGGACGAATAAAAAATCCGGCAGTTGCGGTACAGGGCGGTAAAAAATACGAATACGACGAGTTTACTTACAATATCAAAACCCGCCAGGCAATTGCCTTCAACGCAAGAACAGAAGAAAGCGAGGGCGTAATTATCGCTGAAAAGACCAAGAAATACAACGATTCTGTTTTCTTCATGCGTCGCGGAAAATATACAACCGACGAATATTTCATCAAGAAAAAAGACACGATTGCCGATTATTATCTGCTCGCGCCAAACATTAAACTGATTAAAGGGAAAGACAAATCGCAAGTGATTACGGGACCGATTCAGATGTACATAGAGCAGGTACCCACCCCACTCATCATGCCTTTTGCGATACTTCCTTTTTCAGATAAAAGAAGCGCAGGAATTCTGATTCCAAGTTTTGGAGAAAGAGAGGATGTCGGGTTTTTCCTGAATTCCCTTGGATACTATCAACCTATCGGGGAACATTTTGATTTGAAAATTCTTGCAGACATTTATACTAAAGGAAGCTGGAATCTGCGGCCGGAAATGAATTACAAGAAAAATTACCGCTACTCCGGGAACTTTTCTGCAGATGTGGGGAACACTGTGCGTGGAATCAAAGGTTTATCAGATTATTCCAAAAGCCGTACGTACAGGATTGCGTGGCGCCATCAGCAGGACAGTAAAGCGAACCCGTTTCTTACATTTTCAGCGTCAGTAGATGTGGTGAGTAATAAATTCTATAACAATACCGTAAACAATAATTACGCATTCAATCAGAACAATCTTAACGCGCAGCAAAACTCGAGTGTAAGTGTGGTTAAAAGGTTTCTCACGCTTCCGGTTACGATTACCGGAACTTCATCTTACTCACAGAATTTTTCCACCGGATTGGCAGATTTAAAACTGCCGGTGCTGAATGTTGCTATTAACCAGTTTTATTTATTTAAACCTAAAACGGGCGTAAGGCAGGGTCTTCTTGAAAACATTACAGTAAATACAGGTCTGAATTTTAATAATTACGTACAGACCAACGAAGGCGAACTTTTCACCCCGGCAATGTGGGATAAAATGCAGACCGGCCTGAAAAACAATATTACACTTGGCACCAATACAACGATTGCAAAGTATTTTACCTTCTCGCTATCAGCTAATATTGACAATGCTTTAACGACAAAAACGCTCACAAGAAGTTACAACCCAATCACCAACCGTGTTGATGATATTATGAATAAAAAGATTGCCGGCTATTCTTCATTTTCCACGGGAGCCAGCTTGCAGACTGTACTTTACGGAATGCTGAACTTCAAGAAAAATTCGTCAATACAGGCAATTCGTCACATGTTGACGCCGCAAATTGGTTTCAGCTACTCTCCGGATTTTTCGACACCAGGTTTTGGCTATTATAAAAATTACGCTAATGACCGTGGAGAGATGACTCCTTATTCGATTTTCGACCGCGGAATCATCGGCTCACCAAATTCAGGGCTGGTTCAGGCGCTGAGTTTATCGGTGAATAATAACTTGGAGATGAAAGTACGGTCTAAAAAAGATTCTACCGGCATCAAAAAGATTAAGATCTTTGAAAGTTTAAATTTCAACACCAATTATAATTTTGCAGCGCCGACGCATAAATGGTCGATCTTCAGTTTCAGTGGACAGACCACGGTTTTCGAAAAACTTAATATTAATACCGGATTAAATCTGGAACCTTACCAAATTATTTTCGCACCTGGTGAGGACACCGGAATCCGGACCGAAAACTTTGGGCGCTTTAGTGTTCAGGGCTTCAATGCTCAGCTTTCTTACCCTTTGAGCAGCGAAATATTCCAGAAGAAAGATAAAGAAGATCTATCTAAAAAATACAATAAAAAAGGTGAAATCCGTAACGAGGATTATTATTTTGATGATGATAATTATGCGCGGTTCAGCCAGCCCTGGACTTTAAACATTAATGCTCAGTACAGTTATACCAGAAGTCTGACCCGTTTTGGTAATAAAATGGCATCCGTGGGGTTAGACGGCAGTATAAAGCTTACGCCGTTCTGGAATATTACCGGAAACCTGTATTACGACGTCATTTCAAAAGAAATTGCGAATACTCAGTTAGGTTTTTCCCGCGATCAACGAAGTTTTACCATCAATTTTAACTGGATCCCTTATGGACAGTATAAAGTCTACGATTTCTTTATCGGAATCAAGGCGAATATCCTTCGCGACGCCCTGAAATATAAGGACCGTAGTTTTACCCAACCAAATGCTCCCTTCTAA